CCCGGCCCGCACCCCCGGCCCCGTGACCGCCCCGGCCACCGACCCGGCCACCCTGGAACTGCTGGGGCTGGGCAAACGCTACGCGCCGGGCCTGCCGCCGGTCGTGGACGACCTGAACCTGAGCGTGTCGCGCGGCGAGCTGCTGACCCTGCTGGGCCCCAGCGGGTGCGGCAAGACCACCACCCTGCGCCTGATCGCCGGACTGGAACGCCCGGACAGCGGCGAGATCCGCATCGAGGGCCGCAGCGTCACCGCGCCCTTCGCGCCCCCCGAGCGGCGCGGCGTGGGCCTGGTCTTCCAGGATTACGCGCTGTTCCCGCACCTGAACGTGCTGGGGAACGTGCTGTTCGGCCTGCGGCACCTGCCGCGCCACGAGCGGCTGCCCCGCGCCCGCGAGACGCTGTCCCTGGTGGGCCTGACCGTCTTCGAGACGCGCCGCCCGGACCAGCTGAGCGGCGGGCAGCAGCAGCGGGTCGCGCTGGCCCGCGCGCTCGCCCCGCGCCCCAGCGTCCTGCTGCTGGACGAACCGTTCAGCAACCTCGACGCGCAGCTGCGCCACTCCACCCGCCAGGAGGTGCGCGCCATCCTGCGCCGCGCCGGCACGACCGCCATCCTGGTCACGCACGATCAGGAGGAAGCGCTGGCGTTCAGCGACCGGCTGGTCGTCATG
The DNA window shown above is from Deinococcus sp. LM3 and carries:
- a CDS encoding ABC transporter ATP-binding protein, coding for MTQTPARTPGPVTAPATDPATLELLGLGKRYAPGLPPVVDDLNLSVSRGELLTLLGPSGCGKTTTLRLIAGLERPDSGEIRIEGRSVTAPFAPPERRGVGLVFQDYALFPHLNVLGNVLFGLRHLPRHERLPRARETLSLVGLTVFETRRPDQLSGGQQQRVALARALAPRPSVLLLDEPFSNLDAQLRHSTRQEVRAILRRAGTTAILVTHDQEEALAFSDRLVVMRGGRVEQSGPPHEVYARPSTAFVANFLGRSNLLGGTADRFMARTALGVLPLMEAASGPVLVSVRPEHLTFTDDPQGTPVTIVAREFKGHDVTYTVRLGNSQELLVHVPSDTVRPEGSEARVSVTHPARAVPSPA